One region of Gossypium raimondii isolate GPD5lz chromosome 6, ASM2569854v1, whole genome shotgun sequence genomic DNA includes:
- the LOC105773006 gene encoding methionine S-methyltransferase, which yields MTLEEFLKQCEQSGDGAYAALKSLLEKLEDPKTRTEARVFLSDLQSRVGSSDDCFHKYHFRIQDIYLDRSEGYQGRKKLTMMVIPSIFMPEDWSFTFYEGLNRHPDSIFKEMTVAELGCGNGWITIAIAEKWLPAKVYGLDINPRAVKVSCINLYMNAFDEKGQPIYDAEKKTLLDRVEFHESDLLSYCREHDIKLERIVGCIPQILNPNPEAMSKMITENASEEFLHSLSNYCALQGFLEDQFGLGLIARAVEEGIAVIKPTGILIFNMGGRPGQGVCRRLFERRGFRVTRLWQTKVLQAGDTDISALVEIEKNSPHRFEFFMGLSGDQPICARTAWAYGKTGGRISHGLSVYSCQLRQPNQVKVIFEFLRSGFQEISSSLDLSFEDDLVADEKIPFLAYLSSVLKENSCFPYEPPAGCKRFRNLIAGFMKTYHHIPLTSDKVVVFPSRTVAIENALRLFSPHLAIVDEHLTRNLPREWLTSLAIETAENGLSDDVVTVIEAPRQSDLMIELIKRLKPQVVVTGIAHFEAVTSSAFVQLLDATGEIGSRLFLDISDHFELSSLPGTIGVLKYLSGTPLPSHAAIVCGLVKNQVYSDLEVAFVISEEEAILKALSKTVEILEGNTSLISQYYYGCIFHELLSFQLTDRHPHLERRSEKSKSVEVIGFATSAISVLSNAELSISDDGYPLVRMDVDQWFLPVPSPVKAAIFESFSRQNMSESEIDVTPCIKQFVQTEYGFPTDSGTEFIFSDCSQALFSKLVLCCIQEGGTMCFPAGSNGNYVSVAKFLKANTVHIPTNSERGFKLTEDILIKVLETMKKPWVYISGPTINPTGLLYSNQEMENILSACARFGARVVIDTSFSGLEFEYEGWGGWNLGSCLSKISSSGNPSFCVSLLGGLSLKLLSGALKFAFLALNEPILIEAFHSFPGLSKPHCTDKYTIKKLLSLREQKGGLLDVAMEQIRILENRAKCLKEVLENCGWDVLRPCAGVSMVAKPSFLGKAVKVNHSLKHTGSGEQDATYEIKLTDASLREAVAKTTGLCINSGSWTGIPGYCRFTIALEESEFEQALACLVKFKSIVDN from the exons ATGACTCTGGAGGAATTTTTGAAGCAGTGCGAGCAGTCAGGTGATGGTGCTTACGCTGCCCTCAAATCGCTTCTGGAGAAGCTTGAGGATCCCAAGACCCGCACTGAAGCCCGGGTCTTCCTTTCGGATCTTCAATCCCGGGTCGGTTCCTCCGATGATTGCTTCCACAAATACCATTTCCGGATACAGGACATTTACTTGGATCGGTCTGAAG GCTATCAGGGAAGGAAGAAACTGACAATGATGGTGATCCCTAGCATTTTTATGCCAGAAGACTGGTCGTTTACCTTTTATGAAGGACTCAATAGACACCCAGATTCCATTTTCAAGGAAATGACAGTTGCTGAGCTTGGCTGTGGAAATGGATGGATAACTATAGCCATTGCTGAGAAATGGTTGCCTGCTAag GTTTATGGCCTCGATATAAATCCAAGAGCAGTGAAGGTTTCTTGCATAAACTTATACATGAATGCTTTTGATGAGAAAGGCCAACCGATATATGATgcagaaaagaaaactttactGGATAGGGTGGAGTTTCATGAATCTGATCTGCTATCTTATTGTAGGGAACATGATATTAAACTTGAACGAATTGTTGGATGCATACCTCAG atTCTTAATCCAAATCCAGAGGCCATGTCCAAAATGATCACGGAAAATGCAAGCGAGGAATTTCTACACTCTTTGAGTAATTATTGTGCACTTCAG GGTTTTCTTGAGGATCAATTTGGCTTAGGTCTGATTGCCAGGGCAGTTGAGGAAGGAATTGCTGTCATTAAACCTACAGGTATTTTGATCTTCAATATGGGAGGCCGTCCTGGACAAGGAGTTTGTAGACGCCTGTTTGAAAGACGGGGTTTCCGTGTCACCAGGCTTTGGCAAACCAAAGTTCTTCAG GCTGGGGACACTGATATTTCAGCCTTGGTTGAAATTGAGAAGAATAGTCCACACCGTTTTGAGTTCTTTATGGGGCTTTCTGGAGATCAACCTATTTGTGCTCGCACAGCATGGGCCTATGGAAAGACTGGTGGCCGTATCTCTCATGGATTATCGGTTTACAGCTGTCAACTTCGTCAACCAAACCAG GTCAAGgtaatatttgaatttcttAGAAGTGGCTTCCAAGAGATCAGTAGCTCTTTAGATTTATCTTTTGAAGATGATTTAGTTGCGGATGAGAAGATTCCATTCCTAGCCTATCTTTCCAGTGTTTTGAAAGAGAATTCCTGCTTCCCATATGAGCCACCAGCTGGATGCAAAAGATTTCGTAATCTAATTGCTGGCTTTATGAAAACTTACCACCATATTCCACTTACTTCTGAT AAAGTTGTTGTCTTTCCTTCAAGGACTGTGGCAATTGAGAATGCCCTTCGGCTGTTTTCCCCCCATCTTGCAATTGTTGATGAGCATTTGACTCGGAACTTACCCAGGGAATGGTTAACATCTTTGGCAATTGAG ACTGCAGAAAATGGACTGTCAGATGATGTAGTTACTGTCATTGAAGCACCACGCCAGTCAGATTTAATGATAGAGCTTATAAAAAGGCTGAAGCCACAGGTTGTGGTCACTGGGATAGCTCATTTTGAGGCTGTTACTAGTTCAGCCTTTGTGCAACTATTAGATGCCACCGGAGAAATTGGGTCTCGCCTTTTCTTAGACATATCTGATCACTTCGAATTATCCAGCCTTCCAGGTACCATTGGGGTACTAAAATATCTATCAGGAACTCCTTTGCCATCACATGCAGCAATCGTTTGTGGCCTGGTAAAGAATCAG GTTTATTCAGATTTAGAAGTTGCCTTCGTAATTTCAGAAGAAGAGGCCATCTTGAAGGCCTTGTCAAAAACTGTTGAAATACTTGAAGGGAATACCTCATTGATTAGCCAGTACTATTATGGTTGTATTTTTCATGAGCTTCTATCTTTTCAACTTACAGACAGACATCCACATCTAGag AGGAGATCTGAAAAGTCCAAATCAGTTGAGGTGATTGGGTTTGCTACTTCTGCAATCTCTGTCCTTAGTAATGCTGAATTATCCATTTCTGATGATGGGTACCCCCTTGTACGTATGGATGTGGATCAGTGGTTCCTTCCGGTTCCTTCTCCGGTTAAGGCTGCTATCTTTGAAAGTTTTTCCCGGCAAAATATGTCTGAGTCTGAAATTGATGTTACTCCTTGTATAAAGCAGTTTGTTCAGACCGAATATGGGTTCCCAACTGATAGTGGCACAGAATTTATATTTTCAGACTGCTCACAAGCTCTTTTCAGTAAACTGGTCCTTTGCTGCATCCAAGAAGGGGGAACTATGTGCTTTCCTGCTGGCTCAAATGGAAATTATGTTTCTGTTGCCAAATTTTTGAAAGCGAACACTGTACATATCCCCACAAACTCTGAGCGAGGCTTTAAGCTGACAGAGGATATACTCATTAAAGTGCTTGAGACTATGAAAAAGCCATGGGTATATATTTCTGGTCCAACAATCAACCCAACTGGCTTGCTTTACAGCAACCAAGAGATGGAAAACATTTTAAGTGCATGTGCAAGATTTGGGGCAAGAGTGGTGATTGATACTTCATTCTCAGGACTGGAATTCGAATATGAAGGTTGGGGTGGCTGGAATCTGGGGAGCTGTTTGTCAAAAATATCTTCCTCTGGCAACCCCTCTTTTTGTGTTTCTCTGCTTGGAGGGCTGTCTCTGAAACTGCTTAGTGGAGCACTCAAATTTGCCTTTCTGGCTCTAAATGAACCAATTCTAATTGAAGCATTTCATAGCTTTCCTGGCTTAAGCAAACCTCATTGTACAGATAAATATACAATCAAGAAGTTGTTGTCTCTGAGAGAGCAGAAAGGAGGTTTGTTGGATGTTGCTATGGAACAAATAAGAATTTTGGAAAACAGAGCGAAGTGTTTAAAAGAG GTCCTTGAAAACTGTGGCTGGGATGTGCTTAGACCCTGTGCTGGTGTTTCCATGGTGGCAAAGCCCTCTTTCCTCGGAAAGGCTGTAAAGGTCAACCATTCACTTAAACATACAGGCAGTGGTGAACAAGATGCCACCTATGAAATTAAGCTAACTGATGCATCCTTGAGGGAAGCCGTTGCCAAGACAACGGGCTTGTGCATCAACAGTGGATCATGGACTGGAATTCCAGGCTATTGTCGCTTCACCATTGCCTTGGAAGAGAGTGAATTTGAGCAAGCATTGGCTTGCCTAGTCAAATTTAAAAGCATAGTCGATAACTGA